In the genome of Variibacter gotjawalensis, one region contains:
- a CDS encoding ABCB family ABC transporter ATP-binding protein/permease: MTDKPQDDPLSRATLLNTLTRLWPYIWPHERADLKRRVLWAVLLLAAGKLATMAVPFTFKWATDALSGHPSGPFTVGMSVAALAIAMTIAYGLTRVVMALLTQARDGMFAKVAMHAVRRLANLTFRHMHDLSLRFHLERKTGGLTRVLERGRNGIETIVRMVILQLAPTILEVVLIAGVLLYMFDWRYVVVVLATVGIYTGFTYFATEWRINIRRRMNDSDTEANTKAIDSLLNYETVKYFTAEKRESERYDKSMERYERASVQAYTSLAVLNAGQAVIYTAGLATAMVMCAYGISQATNTVGDFVMINAMMIQLYQPLNLMGMLYREIKQAIIDIESMFTILMRDTEIKDPPGAQPLRVARAGVKFEDVRFAYQPDRPILKGISFEVPAGKTVAIVGPSGAGKSTISRLLFRFYEVTGGRITIDGQDIRDVTQLSLRGAIGMVPQDTVLFNDTIRYNIRYGRWEATDAEVEAAAELAQIDDFIRRSPQGYETEVGERGLKLSGGEKQRVAIARTILKSPPILVLDEATSALDSYTEKEIQDALDRVSQNRTTLTIAHRLSTVIGADEIIVLDDGLIAERGTHTELLAQGGLYAGMWNRQREAQQARELLARVEEEPVAPNRNPPAVAEPARADAVVPDRPTVTVK; encoded by the coding sequence ATGACCGACAAGCCTCAGGACGACCCGCTGTCGCGTGCGACGCTGCTCAATACGCTTACGCGGCTGTGGCCGTATATCTGGCCGCACGAGCGCGCCGACCTTAAGCGGCGTGTGTTGTGGGCCGTGCTGCTGCTGGCGGCCGGCAAGCTCGCGACGATGGCGGTGCCGTTCACCTTCAAATGGGCCACGGACGCGTTGTCCGGCCATCCGAGCGGGCCGTTCACGGTCGGCATGAGTGTTGCTGCCCTCGCGATTGCGATGACGATCGCTTACGGCCTGACGCGCGTCGTCATGGCACTGCTTACGCAAGCGCGCGACGGCATGTTCGCGAAGGTCGCGATGCATGCGGTGCGGCGCCTCGCGAACCTGACCTTCCGGCACATGCACGATCTGTCGCTGCGCTTTCATCTCGAGCGCAAGACCGGTGGGCTGACTCGCGTTCTCGAGCGCGGCCGCAACGGCATCGAGACGATCGTGCGCATGGTCATCCTTCAGCTCGCTCCGACGATCCTGGAAGTCGTGCTGATCGCGGGCGTGCTGCTCTACATGTTCGACTGGCGCTATGTCGTCGTCGTGCTGGCGACAGTCGGCATCTATACGGGGTTCACGTATTTCGCGACGGAATGGCGCATCAACATCCGCCGCCGGATGAACGATAGCGACACCGAGGCGAATACCAAGGCGATCGACTCGCTGCTGAATTACGAAACGGTCAAATACTTCACGGCCGAGAAGCGCGAGTCCGAGCGTTACGATAAATCGATGGAGCGCTACGAGCGCGCCAGCGTACAGGCTTACACGTCGCTCGCGGTGCTGAATGCCGGGCAGGCGGTGATCTACACGGCAGGTCTCGCGACCGCGATGGTGATGTGCGCGTACGGAATCTCGCAGGCCACGAATACGGTCGGCGATTTCGTCATGATCAACGCGATGATGATCCAGCTGTATCAGCCGCTCAATCTCATGGGCATGCTGTATCGCGAGATCAAACAAGCGATCATCGACATCGAGTCGATGTTCACGATCCTGATGCGCGATACGGAGATCAAGGATCCGCCGGGTGCGCAGCCGCTGCGTGTCGCCCGGGCCGGCGTCAAATTCGAGGATGTGCGCTTCGCGTATCAGCCGGATCGGCCGATCCTGAAGGGCATCTCTTTCGAAGTGCCGGCCGGGAAGACGGTCGCGATCGTCGGGCCATCGGGCGCCGGCAAGTCGACGATCTCGCGCCTTTTGTTCCGCTTTTACGAAGTCACCGGTGGCCGCATCACGATCGACGGGCAGGACATTCGTGATGTAACGCAGCTCTCGCTGCGCGGCGCGATCGGTATGGTCCCGCAGGATACGGTGCTGTTCAACGACACCATCCGCTACAACATTCGCTACGGGCGTTGGGAAGCGACGGATGCGGAGGTTGAGGCTGCTGCCGAGCTTGCGCAGATCGATGACTTCATCCGCCGCTCCCCGCAAGGCTACGAGACGGAGGTCGGCGAGCGTGGGCTGAAGCTGTCGGGCGGCGAGAAGCAGCGCGTCGCGATTGCGCGCACGATTCTCAAATCGCCGCCGATCCTCGTGCTCGACGAGGCGACTTCGGCGCTCGATAGCTACACCGAGAAGGAAATCCAGGACGCGCTCGACCGTGTGTCGCAGAATCGCACGACGCTGACCATCGCGCATCGGTTGTCGACGGTGATCGGCGCCGACGAGATCATCGTTCTCGACGACGGTTTGATTGCAGAGCGCGGCACGCACACCGAACTGTTGGCGCAGGGCGGACTCTACGCCGGCATGTGGAACCGCCAGCGCGAGGCGCAGCAGGCCCGCGAACTGCTCGCGCGTGTCGAAGAGGAACCCGTCGCCCCCAACCGGAATCCACCGGCGGTTGCAGAACCCGCGCGTGCCGATGCCGTCGTGCCGGATCGGCCCACTGTCACAGTGAAGTAG
- a CDS encoding TIGR00730 family Rossman fold protein — protein sequence MKNIKSVCVYCGSSPGSNPSFINAAHRFGAILAENDVRLVYGGGSVGMMGAVAASAMQGGGKVTGIIPEFLINREKPMFEGYEVIVTPDMHTRKQAMFEHADAFVALPGGVGTLEELVEQMTWAQLGRHQKPILTANIDGFWNPLQALLDHMSQTQFIRPGLQVRLLSADNVEDILPKLEAAAVPASTQEKARTAEAMQERM from the coding sequence ATGAAGAATATTAAATCCGTTTGCGTTTATTGCGGCTCTAGCCCCGGCTCCAATCCCTCATTCATCAATGCTGCGCATCGCTTCGGCGCAATCCTTGCCGAGAACGATGTGCGCCTCGTCTACGGCGGCGGCTCCGTTGGCATGATGGGCGCTGTCGCGGCCTCGGCGATGCAGGGTGGCGGCAAGGTCACCGGCATCATCCCGGAATTTCTGATCAATCGCGAAAAGCCGATGTTCGAGGGTTACGAGGTGATCGTCACACCCGACATGCACACCCGTAAGCAGGCGATGTTCGAACACGCCGACGCGTTCGTCGCACTGCCGGGCGGCGTCGGCACGCTCGAAGAACTCGTCGAGCAGATGACGTGGGCGCAGCTCGGCCGCCACCAGAAACCGATCCTCACCGCGAATATCGACGGGTTCTGGAACCCACTGCAGGCATTGCTCGATCACATGTCGCAGACGCAGTTCATCAGGCCCGGCCTGCAGGTGCGCCTGCTCAGCGCCGACAATGTCGAAGACATTTTGCCGAAGCTCGAAGCCGCCGCCGTTCCGGCCTCGACGCAGGAGAAAGCACGCACGGCCGAAGCCATGCAGGAGCGCATGTAG
- a CDS encoding MOSC domain-containing protein produces MTEANPVILAVSARRGHHFSKTPQLSIRLVEGEGVDGDGHRGVTVKHRSRARFNPTLPNLRQVHLVHSELFDELRAQGYELAAGDIGENVLTRGIDLLGLPMGTRLLLGREAVVEVTGLRNPCIQMDRFREGLMQATLARAEDGSLIRKAGVMSVVVSAGDVRPGDPIAIELPAEPHQPLKPV; encoded by the coding sequence GTGACGGAAGCGAACCCTGTCATCTTGGCCGTCAGTGCGCGGCGCGGACATCACTTCAGCAAGACGCCGCAGCTGTCGATCCGATTGGTTGAAGGCGAGGGCGTCGATGGCGACGGGCACCGCGGCGTCACTGTTAAGCATCGCTCACGCGCGCGATTCAACCCGACGCTGCCGAATTTACGGCAAGTGCATCTAGTCCACAGCGAGTTGTTCGATGAACTACGCGCGCAAGGCTACGAACTCGCGGCCGGCGACATCGGCGAAAATGTGCTGACGCGTGGCATCGACCTTTTGGGACTGCCGATGGGCACGCGTTTGCTGCTAGGACGGGAAGCCGTCGTCGAAGTCACGGGTCTGCGAAACCCATGCATCCAGATGGATCGATTTCGCGAAGGGCTGATGCAGGCAACGCTCGCGCGAGCGGAGGACGGCAGTCTCATCCGCAAGGCCGGCGTGATGTCGGTGGTCGTCTCGGCAGGCGATGTGCGGCCGGGCGATCCTATCGCAATCGAACTTCCCGCTGAGCCTCACCAGCCGCTTAAGCCGGTCTAA
- a CDS encoding VOC family protein, giving the protein MIDHVSIAVSDLGESTRYYEAVLAPLGFAKLEVRAKTVGFGKKYAELWINLRDGFTGAPDGAHICLRARSRDVVDAFHAAALANGGVSDGAPGLRTHDGEGGYYAAFVRDRDGNRIEAVTFVS; this is encoded by the coding sequence ATGATCGATCACGTCTCCATCGCGGTGAGCGATCTTGGCGAAAGCACGCGCTACTACGAGGCCGTGCTGGCTCCGCTCGGATTTGCCAAGCTCGAGGTCCGGGCGAAGACGGTTGGTTTCGGGAAGAAGTATGCGGAGCTGTGGATCAATCTGCGCGACGGTTTCACCGGAGCGCCGGACGGCGCGCATATCTGCTTGCGCGCGCGTAGCAGGGACGTCGTGGACGCGTTCCATGCGGCGGCGCTTGCCAATGGTGGCGTGAGCGATGGCGCGCCGGGATTGCGGACGCATGACGGCGAGGGCGGCTATTACGCTGCTTTTGTGCGCGACCGTGATGGCAACCGAATCGAAGCCGTGACGTTCGTTTCGTGA
- a CDS encoding GNAT family N-acetyltransferase, whose translation MSAQAFPKPALRPMLPDDVPVLAQIFADSIEVLAEDDYGEEQRAAWAARADDIKAFAEKLTSQLTLIATLAGAPVGFVSLKGADHLDMLFVHPEAALQGVATTLVDAIEKIAGARGATKITVDASDTARLLFDKRGYRAESRNSVEINGEWLANTTMVKTLQAEPRGTLQ comes from the coding sequence ATGAGCGCGCAGGCTTTCCCGAAGCCCGCATTGCGGCCAATGTTGCCGGACGATGTTCCGGTGCTGGCGCAGATCTTTGCCGACAGCATCGAAGTGCTGGCCGAAGACGATTACGGCGAGGAACAGCGTGCCGCATGGGCCGCGCGGGCCGATGACATCAAGGCGTTTGCCGAGAAGCTCACGTCGCAGCTGACGCTGATCGCGACACTGGCGGGAGCGCCGGTCGGATTTGTCTCGCTGAAGGGCGCCGACCATCTCGACATGCTGTTCGTGCATCCTGAAGCGGCGCTGCAAGGCGTTGCCACAACGCTTGTCGATGCGATCGAAAAGATCGCGGGAGCGCGCGGCGCGACGAAGATCACGGTCGATGCCAGCGACACGGCGCGTCTGCTATTCGACAAACGCGGCTACCGCGCGGAGAGCCGCAACTCCGTCGAGATCAACGGCGAGTGGCTCGCCAACACGACGATGGTGAAGACGCTTCAAGCCGAGCCGCGAGGCACGCTGCAATGA
- the cysS gene encoding cysteine--tRNA ligase, whose product MELKLYNTLTRSKEAFRPIDPANVRVYVCGPTVYDFAHIGNARPVIVFDVLFRLLRHVYGEKHVTYVRNITDVDDKINARAAERGVTIRELTEQTYGNFAQDVKALGTLTPTVEPRATEHIEEMKTLIERLIASGHAYVAEEHVLFSVPSMADYGKLSRRPLDDMIAGARVDVAPYKRGDMDFVLWKPSADGIPGWPSPAGINTPGRPGWHIECSAMAWKHLGEVFDIHGGGIDLVFPHHENEIAQSCCAFDQKVMANTWMHNGFLQVEGEKMSKSLGNFITIRELLTTDQFGGKAWDGNVLRLAMLQTHYRQPIDWTLKSLEQSAQTLEDWFRVAKPDGGAPSADVIAALADDLNTAQAMAALHALRKRITANGGATAAAELGNTLVFLGFDAAAFADWLSAQRAAIRVDAAQIDGLIAARRQARADKNWAESDRIRDELAAMGVVLKDSKEGTTWELAR is encoded by the coding sequence TTGGAGCTCAAGCTCTACAACACGCTGACGCGGAGCAAAGAAGCGTTCCGGCCGATCGATCCGGCCAATGTGCGCGTCTACGTCTGCGGGCCGACCGTCTACGACTTCGCCCATATCGGCAATGCGCGGCCCGTGATCGTGTTCGACGTGCTCTTCCGGCTGCTGCGGCATGTCTATGGCGAGAAGCATGTCACCTATGTGCGCAACATCACGGACGTTGATGACAAGATCAACGCGCGGGCCGCCGAGCGCGGCGTGACGATCCGCGAACTCACAGAGCAGACCTACGGGAATTTCGCGCAGGACGTGAAGGCGCTCGGCACGCTGACGCCGACCGTTGAACCGCGTGCGACCGAACATATCGAAGAGATGAAGACGCTGATCGAACGGCTGATCGCGTCGGGTCATGCGTATGTCGCCGAAGAGCACGTGCTGTTCTCGGTGCCGTCGATGGCGGATTACGGCAAACTCTCACGCCGTCCCCTCGACGACATGATCGCGGGCGCGCGCGTGGACGTTGCGCCGTACAAGCGCGGCGATATGGACTTCGTGCTGTGGAAGCCGAGTGCTGATGGAATTCCGGGCTGGCCGTCGCCGGCCGGGATCAATACGCCGGGACGGCCGGGTTGGCATATCGAGTGCTCCGCGATGGCGTGGAAGCATCTCGGCGAAGTCTTCGACATTCACGGTGGCGGCATCGACCTCGTCTTCCCGCATCATGAGAACGAAATCGCGCAATCCTGCTGCGCCTTCGATCAGAAAGTGATGGCGAATACCTGGATGCACAACGGCTTCCTGCAGGTGGAAGGCGAGAAGATGTCGAAGAGCCTCGGCAACTTCATCACCATCCGAGAATTGCTGACGACCGATCAGTTCGGCGGCAAGGCTTGGGACGGCAACGTGCTGCGCCTTGCGATGCTGCAGACGCATTATCGCCAGCCGATCGATTGGACGCTGAAGTCGTTGGAGCAATCCGCGCAGACGCTGGAAGACTGGTTCCGCGTTGCGAAGCCGGACGGGGGGGCGCCGTCCGCTGACGTGATCGCGGCGCTGGCGGACGATCTCAACACCGCGCAAGCGATGGCGGCGCTGCACGCGCTACGCAAGCGCATCACGGCGAACGGTGGCGCTACGGCTGCCGCCGAACTTGGCAACACGCTCGTGTTTCTCGGCTTCGATGCGGCCGCATTCGCGGATTGGCTGTCGGCGCAGCGCGCGGCCATCCGCGTCGATGCCGCTCAAATCGACGGCTTGATCGCGGCACGGCGTCAGGCGCGCGCGGACAAGAACTGGGCGGAGTCCGATCGCATCCGCGACGAACTCGCCGCGATGGGTGTCGTGCTGAAAGACTCGAAGGAGGGCACGACCTGGGAGCTGGCGCGATGA
- a CDS encoding CreA family protein, whose protein sequence is MQPAQAADEPDLIFKRSTVFRWLSPNDKLATFGLDDPMVEGVACHFTAPEKGGFKGWVGIAEEVSDISLSCRQVGPIKFKGKFEQGDDMFRQRRSLFFKKMQIVRGCDAKRNTLVYMVYSDRIIEGSPQNSTSSVPIMPWGSGEIQKCGDFVEK, encoded by the coding sequence ATGCAGCCCGCGCAGGCGGCGGACGAGCCGGATTTGATCTTCAAGCGGTCCACTGTTTTCCGCTGGCTTTCACCGAACGACAAGCTCGCGACGTTCGGGCTCGATGACCCGATGGTCGAGGGCGTTGCGTGTCATTTCACGGCACCCGAGAAGGGTGGCTTCAAGGGCTGGGTCGGTATCGCCGAAGAGGTCAGCGATATCTCGCTGTCCTGCCGTCAGGTCGGGCCGATCAAGTTCAAGGGCAAGTTCGAGCAGGGCGACGACATGTTTCGCCAGCGCCGCTCGCTGTTCTTCAAGAAGATGCAGATCGTCCGCGGCTGCGACGCCAAGCGCAACACGCTCGTCTACATGGTCTATTCGGACCGAATCATCGAGGGCTCGCCGCAGAATTCGACGTCGAGCGTGCCGATCATGCCTTGGGGTAGCGGCGAGATTCAGAAATGCGGAGACTTCGTCGAGAAGTAG
- a CDS encoding DUF2783 domain-containing protein: MSELITASRLPDPDIAYRMLVDAHRDLTAEESGGLNARLVLILANHIGNIDVLSQAIALAKQGK; encoded by the coding sequence ATGAGCGAACTTATCACCGCGTCTCGCCTTCCCGATCCCGACATCGCCTATCGCATGCTGGTCGATGCGCATCGTGATCTGACGGCCGAGGAGAGCGGAGGGCTCAACGCGCGCCTCGTGTTGATCCTCGCCAACCACATCGGCAACATCGATGTGCTCAGCCAAGCCATCGCGTTGGCGAAACAAGGCAAGTAG
- a CDS encoding alpha/beta fold hydrolase, with amino-acid sequence MSLSRRTFLQATAVPLVTSGLPSIAAAQAEVPPIIFVHGNGDHAALWMTQLWRFESNGVPTERLVAFNFTDPLARAVDTELQAGRSSTEDQLRELTEQIDALRRATGQRVALVGSSRGGNSIRNYVANGGAANVSHVVLCGTPNRGVYDWEFNPGNEFNGRAAFLKRLNGGDTDVVPGVAFATLYSEGNDKFAQADGRLVGRAGTPTGITTEGPTLRGATNIPMGPLDHREVAFHPRAFAAMYRFIAGRDGRTDIVLQPQVKLSGLVTGFPKGVQTNRPIAGAKVDVFRVDAQTGARMGDAIYRTATGSDGRYGPVETDPTTALEFVIEAPEHPITHIYRSPFARSSNVVHLRPGRPLADADKAAAAVIIFSRPRGYFGLPRDTIAFDGAEPKDVTPGVPTDSVSTLRLPAGEVGRAVPARFNDEKVVARAWPVAENRITIAELTY; translated from the coding sequence ATGTCACTCTCGCGTCGGACGTTTTTGCAAGCCACAGCGGTTCCGCTGGTGACTTCGGGGTTGCCGTCGATCGCGGCCGCTCAAGCCGAGGTGCCGCCGATCATCTTCGTCCACGGCAACGGCGATCACGCCGCGCTGTGGATGACGCAGCTGTGGCGCTTCGAGTCGAACGGCGTTCCGACCGAGCGTCTGGTCGCATTCAATTTCACGGACCCGCTTGCGCGCGCCGTCGATACGGAACTGCAGGCCGGACGATCGTCGACCGAAGACCAACTGCGCGAACTCACCGAGCAAATCGATGCACTGCGTCGCGCGACCGGTCAGCGCGTTGCCCTGGTCGGTTCGTCACGCGGCGGCAACTCGATCCGCAATTACGTTGCGAATGGTGGCGCGGCGAATGTCAGCCACGTTGTGCTGTGCGGCACGCCCAATCGCGGCGTTTACGATTGGGAGTTCAATCCGGGCAACGAATTCAACGGGCGTGCGGCGTTTCTGAAGCGGCTCAACGGCGGCGATACGGACGTCGTGCCAGGCGTCGCGTTTGCGACGCTCTACAGCGAAGGCAACGACAAGTTCGCGCAAGCCGATGGCCGACTCGTCGGACGTGCCGGAACGCCAACTGGAATCACGACGGAAGGGCCGACGCTGCGCGGCGCGACCAACATTCCGATGGGGCCGCTCGATCATCGCGAGGTCGCGTTTCATCCGCGCGCTTTCGCGGCGATGTATCGCTTCATCGCGGGGCGGGACGGGCGGACAGATATTGTCCTGCAGCCGCAGGTGAAGCTCTCGGGCCTCGTCACCGGTTTTCCGAAAGGCGTGCAAACCAATCGCCCGATTGCCGGTGCGAAAGTCGATGTCTTCCGCGTCGATGCGCAGACCGGCGCACGCATGGGCGACGCGATCTATCGGACGGCGACGGGAAGCGACGGCCGCTACGGCCCGGTCGAGACCGATCCGACCACGGCGCTGGAGTTTGTGATCGAAGCGCCGGAACATCCGATCACGCACATTTACCGATCACCCTTCGCGCGGTCGTCAAACGTCGTGCATCTGCGTCCCGGTCGACCGCTCGCGGACGCCGATAAAGCGGCGGCTGCGGTCATCATTTTCTCGCGGCCACGGGGATATTTCGGTCTGCCGCGCGACACAATCGCGTTCGACGGCGCCGAGCCGAAGGATGTGACGCCGGGCGTACCGACAGACTCCGTGTCCACGTTGCGGCTTCCGGCTGGAGAGGTCGGCCGCGCCGTGCCGGCACGGTTCAACGATGAGAAGGTTGTGGCGCGCGCGTGGCCGGTCGCCGAGAACCGAATCACGATCGCTGAACTGACCTACTGA
- a CDS encoding FAD-dependent oxidoreductase: MSTPQSAKRPHGVVYQYAYVRSRDQDAKAVASHPVVVVGAGPVGLTAAIDLALRDIPVVVLDDSDRIGDGSRGICYAKRTLEIFDRLGIGEALVKRGVTWKLGKVFLGDELAYAFDLQPEPGDKMPAFINLQQFYLEKALVDRAAEVGNVDLRWRNKVTAIAQRNDGARLTIETPDGPYELDAQYVIAADGARSTMRDLLGLEFKGQTFEDKFLIADVTMAADDIPTERRFWFDPPFHSGQSALMHRQPDHSWRIDLQLGRDADIAEELKPENYEPRIRRMLGDRDFRVDWISIYRFNCRRIDRFVDGRVIFAGDAAHQVSPFGARGANSGVQDAENLAWKLAAVLKGEAGPRLIDSYEAERVQAADENIGHSTRSTDFIAPQSGAERTLRNAVLALAPKAEFARRMVNSGRLSVATVHDSPLSTPDADTFSGVAKLGAPLPDAPVTANDLSGSLLEHVRNDFTVIAFGDAPQVPDGVTILSVGRDIEDHTGALARRLDAQLGSIYLARPDQHLCARWRKADSVAIAAAHRLALGH, translated from the coding sequence ATGAGCACGCCGCAATCCGCGAAGCGGCCGCACGGTGTTGTCTATCAATATGCCTATGTGCGCTCGCGCGATCAGGACGCGAAGGCTGTCGCTTCGCATCCTGTCGTCGTTGTCGGCGCTGGGCCTGTGGGTTTGACGGCCGCGATCGACCTCGCGCTGCGTGATATCCCGGTCGTGGTGCTCGACGACTCCGACCGCATCGGCGATGGCTCGCGCGGCATCTGCTACGCCAAGCGGACGCTGGAAATTTTCGATCGGCTCGGCATTGGCGAAGCGCTGGTGAAACGCGGTGTCACCTGGAAGCTCGGCAAAGTGTTTCTCGGGGATGAACTCGCCTATGCATTCGACTTGCAGCCGGAGCCGGGCGATAAGATGCCGGCGTTCATCAACCTTCAGCAGTTCTACCTCGAGAAGGCGCTGGTCGATCGCGCGGCCGAGGTCGGCAACGTCGATCTGCGCTGGAGGAATAAGGTCACGGCGATCGCCCAGCGCAACGACGGTGCGCGATTGACGATCGAAACGCCGGACGGTCCTTACGAACTCGATGCGCAATATGTGATCGCGGCGGATGGCGCCCGTTCGACGATGCGCGATCTACTCGGCCTCGAATTCAAGGGGCAAACGTTCGAGGACAAATTCCTCATTGCCGACGTCACCATGGCGGCCGACGATATTCCAACCGAGCGGCGTTTCTGGTTCGACCCGCCATTTCACAGCGGGCAGTCCGCGTTGATGCATCGCCAGCCCGATCATTCGTGGCGTATCGATCTGCAGCTCGGGCGTGACGCCGACATCGCCGAAGAGCTTAAGCCCGAGAACTACGAGCCGCGCATCCGGCGCATGCTCGGCGACCGCGATTTCCGCGTCGACTGGATCTCGATCTATCGCTTCAACTGCCGCCGTATCGATCGCTTCGTCGATGGCCGCGTGATCTTTGCGGGCGATGCAGCGCATCAGGTCTCGCCGTTCGGCGCGCGCGGCGCGAATTCCGGCGTGCAGGACGCCGAGAACCTGGCATGGAAGCTCGCCGCCGTTCTGAAGGGGGAGGCGGGGCCGCGTCTTATCGATAGTTACGAGGCCGAACGCGTTCAGGCAGCCGACGAGAATATCGGGCACTCGACACGCTCGACCGATTTTATCGCGCCGCAGTCGGGCGCCGAGCGCACGCTGCGAAACGCGGTTCTCGCGCTCGCGCCGAAAGCCGAATTCGCGCGGCGCATGGTCAATTCGGGCCGGCTGTCGGTTGCGACCGTGCACGACTCGCCGTTGTCGACGCCGGATGCGGATACGTTCAGCGGTGTTGCGAAACTCGGTGCGCCGTTGCCGGACGCCCCCGTCACCGCAAACGACCTTTCGGGGTCGTTGCTAGAGCACGTGCGCAACGACTTCACCGTGATCGCTTTCGGCGATGCGCCGCAGGTGCCCGACGGCGTCACCATCCTGTCAGTCGGCCGCGATATCGAAGACCACACCGGCGCGCTCGCAAGGCGTCTCGATGCGCAGCTGGGCTCGATCTATCTCGCGCGGCCCGATCAGCATCTCTGCGCGCGCTGGCGCAAAGCGGACAGTGTTGCAATCGCCGCGGCGCATCGGCTGGCTCTTGGACATTGA
- a CDS encoding MBL fold metallo-hydrolase, whose translation MSKPQFASTGDMGEKNVSFDRIGEGLYAYTAEGDPNSGIIEGDDCCMVIDAQATPVMAQDVIKRVKTVTDKPIRYVVLSHYHAVRVLGASGYPDAQIICSDAAREMIIERGQQDMDSEIGRFPRLFQAVESVPGLTWPTITFPDKMTVWLGKREVRLQHIGRAHTAGDIIAHVPDADVVFSGDLVEYHSACYCGDAHFTDWPTTLDNLAAFKARALVPGRGAPLTDAKQVNDGIAMTRDFLSTLYGSVQDSVKKNYTLKQAFDACKAVMDPKFGKFAIYEHCMPFNVSRAYDEAKGTAWPVIWTAERDREMWAALQG comes from the coding sequence ATGTCCAAACCGCAATTCGCTTCCACCGGAGACATGGGCGAGAAGAATGTCTCGTTCGATCGCATCGGCGAAGGTCTCTATGCCTACACGGCGGAAGGCGACCCGAATTCCGGCATCATCGAGGGCGACGATTGCTGCATGGTGATCGACGCGCAGGCGACGCCTGTGATGGCGCAGGATGTCATCAAGCGCGTGAAGACCGTTACGGACAAGCCGATCCGCTATGTCGTGCTCTCGCACTACCACGCTGTCCGCGTGCTTGGCGCATCGGGCTATCCGGATGCGCAAATCATCTGCTCGGATGCGGCGCGCGAGATGATCATCGAACGCGGCCAACAGGATATGGATTCGGAAATCGGCCGTTTTCCGCGCCTGTTTCAGGCCGTCGAGTCGGTGCCGGGTCTCACTTGGCCGACGATCACGTTTCCAGACAAGATGACGGTGTGGCTGGGAAAACGTGAAGTGCGGTTGCAGCATATTGGTCGCGCGCATACGGCCGGCGATATCATCGCGCATGTGCCGGATGCGGATGTCGTCTTCTCGGGCGATCTCGTGGAGTATCACTCGGCCTGTTATTGCGGCGATGCACATTTCACCGACTGGCCGACGACGCTCGACAATCTCGCGGCGTTTAAAGCGCGCGCGTTGGTGCCGGGGCGCGGTGCCCCGCTGACGGACGCGAAGCAGGTAAACGACGGCATCGCGATGACGCGCGATTTCCTCTCGACGCTCTACGGTTCGGTGCAGGACAGCGTGAAGAAGAACTATACGCTCAAGCAAGCCTTCGATGCCTGCAAGGCCGTGATGGACCCGAAGTTCGGGAAGTTCGCGATTTACGAACACTGCATGCCGTTCAACGTCTCGCGCGCCTACGACGAAGCGAAGGGCACCGCCTGGCCGGTGATCTGGACCGCCGAACGCGACCGCGAGATGTGGGCCGCGTTGCAGGGGTGA
- a CDS encoding VOC family protein translates to MIVGLDHVQLAIPPQREEEARAYYAGILGMTEVPKPESLRARGGLWLRSGAIEIHLGVEKDFRPARKAHPAFRIDNIDALATRLETCGYQPRWDDVIVGRRRFFADDPFGNRIEFIAVEA, encoded by the coding sequence ATGATCGTCGGTCTTGATCATGTTCAGCTCGCGATTCCGCCGCAGCGCGAGGAAGAAGCGCGCGCTTACTATGCCGGCATCCTCGGTATGACCGAGGTGCCCAAGCCGGAGAGCCTGCGCGCGCGTGGCGGACTTTGGCTGCGCAGCGGCGCTATCGAAATCCATCTCGGCGTCGAGAAAGATTTTCGCCCGGCGCGCAAGGCACATCCGGCATTCCGCATCGACAATATCGACGCGCTTGCGACACGGCTGGAAACCTGCGGGTATCAGCCGCGTTGGGACGACGTGATCGTCGGTCGACGCCGTTTCTTTGCCGACGATCCGTTCGGCAATCGCATCGAATTCATCGCAGTAGAGGCTTGA